A portion of the Microlunatus phosphovorus NM-1 genome contains these proteins:
- a CDS encoding cation:proton antiporter: MPLGEALHGLILLVVVVIGALAAGHLFNRIGQPRVLGPILLGITVGTVVAACPVAVRTILVSPASRSLLEAVGTAGLLLLMFSVGAELRGFAASGEASSGWRLAPAVVLPIVICALAAWPLAARLGNPLHPGPYGWLFVGVCLGVTAVPVLVTIIKDLGIASLPVARTSLRIAIVTDGLAWILVTAMVIITHSTAISIPFFVIGLALLVVVTLVLPRIVVRRPSLEHGGPLVIIMVVAALTGAAATQLLGFHPAIGAVIAGFCFPAALADVSSQRTFATVIDVLLPAFFVNAAMSVPLQALAVQASWGGLLSVAVLTVAAFGSKLASGFSYGLLHRWPRRSSAGLGRAAELPRGHRDCHCLGGLPGRADQPVRVRDAVRAGARHHRRDRATVPGIDPAFPRRAGDRSVSHSGWAGISNPVPLMSDKVLVRLA; encoded by the coding sequence ATGCCGCTCGGTGAGGCCCTGCACGGTTTGATCCTGTTGGTCGTGGTGGTGATCGGCGCGCTGGCGGCCGGCCACCTGTTCAACAGGATCGGCCAGCCACGCGTGCTCGGTCCGATCCTGCTGGGGATCACGGTGGGTACGGTGGTCGCCGCCTGCCCGGTGGCTGTTCGGACGATCCTGGTCTCGCCGGCCTCCCGGTCGCTGTTGGAGGCGGTGGGCACGGCGGGACTGCTGTTGTTGATGTTCTCGGTGGGCGCCGAGCTGCGTGGCTTCGCCGCGTCGGGCGAGGCGTCGTCCGGCTGGCGGCTGGCGCCCGCGGTCGTGCTGCCGATCGTGATCTGTGCGCTGGCTGCCTGGCCGCTCGCTGCGCGGCTAGGAAATCCTCTCCACCCAGGTCCCTATGGCTGGCTCTTCGTCGGCGTGTGTTTGGGGGTGACGGCAGTACCCGTCCTGGTGACGATCATCAAGGACCTGGGCATCGCCTCGTTGCCGGTCGCGCGGACCTCATTGCGCATCGCCATCGTCACCGATGGCCTCGCCTGGATCCTGGTCACCGCGATGGTGATCATCACGCACTCCACCGCGATCTCGATCCCGTTCTTTGTGATCGGGCTGGCCCTCCTGGTGGTCGTCACGCTCGTGCTGCCGCGGATCGTCGTACGCCGTCCATCGCTCGAGCACGGCGGACCACTCGTGATCATCATGGTGGTGGCGGCCCTGACCGGCGCCGCGGCCACCCAGCTGCTGGGTTTCCACCCGGCGATCGGTGCTGTCATCGCCGGCTTCTGTTTCCCCGCCGCGCTGGCCGACGTGTCCTCTCAGCGCACGTTCGCCACGGTGATCGATGTGTTGCTGCCGGCCTTCTTCGTCAACGCCGCGATGTCGGTCCCGCTGCAGGCGCTCGCCGTCCAGGCGAGTTGGGGTGGACTGCTCTCCGTCGCCGTGCTGACGGTCGCGGCCTTCGGTTCCAAGCTGGCGTCCGGCTTCTCGTACGGGCTGCTGCACCGGTGGCCGCGGCGATCCTCCGCCGGGCTGGGGCGTGCTGCTGAACTGCCGCGGGGTCACCGAGATTGCCATTGCCTCGGTGGGCTACCAGGCCGGGCTGATCAGCCCGTTCGCGTACGCGATGCTGTGCGGGCTGGCGCTCGTCACCACCGCCGTGACCGCGCCACTGTTCCGGGCATTGACCCGGCGTTCCCGCGACGTGCCGGAGACCGCTCAGTCTCACATTCCGGCTGGGCTGGCATCTCAAACCCAGTCCCGCTAATGTCAGACAAAGTATTGGTGAGGCTTGCCTAA
- a CDS encoding flavin-containing monooxygenase has translation MNAGDAARDEKKAGDAVRVKKSAGDGGRVTKRICVVGAGPCGLTTIKQLLDEGHEVVCFDKNPDLGGIWVRHPGDSDQAKAFDNLMLTISMKLMAYSDHPFTGGRVFYSREQYLAYLREYAERFGLADRIRFDSLVTDIKRRTDGWSVTARRDGVETTEEFDAVAICSGPFKTPNRDIPGLEGFGSEIVHSAEYRNSERFRGKRVLVVGLAESGADIVREVGEAAEACTLAIRSYTYLLPRVTGTRTTDHGTVRSHHYEMLGRATDYPLPLETFWGRSRIAKAAFAITSVVYGIGATAVGAAKVLRRKLRGGELEPTVNPLGEPFVPLKLDVATLHDKDNWELVRTWNRRSHPDGSWSQRGIFCKNVSFIPSIVSGQVVLNDSGIERSEDNKVFFADGTAAEFDTVVLCTGYHRDINIGDLRVNEDNVRHLYRHFLHPDHQGTAAFIGFVRPFSGGIPIVAEMQARYFARVCSGKLQLPDNLDEAIAVEKAWEEHWTVLSPRATEATPSQVLYLDALAREIGCLIPMRKLILDPKLFVQLWFGSFNQSCYRVVGPHNLGAAALEDLYSEPAENLKEMAFRMSALRLLPARVHPKHMI, from the coding sequence ATGAACGCCGGGGACGCTGCGCGGGACGAGAAGAAAGCCGGGGACGCTGTGCGAGTCAAGAAGAGTGCCGGCGACGGCGGGCGGGTGACGAAGAGAATCTGCGTGGTGGGTGCGGGTCCGTGCGGCCTGACCACCATCAAGCAGTTGCTGGACGAAGGTCACGAGGTCGTCTGTTTCGACAAGAACCCCGACCTCGGCGGGATCTGGGTCCGTCACCCCGGAGACAGTGATCAGGCGAAAGCCTTCGACAATCTGATGCTGACCATCTCGATGAAGCTGATGGCCTACTCGGACCATCCGTTCACCGGTGGCCGGGTGTTCTATTCCCGGGAGCAGTATCTCGCCTATCTCCGGGAGTACGCCGAGCGCTTCGGCCTGGCCGACCGGATCCGGTTCGACAGTCTGGTCACCGACATCAAGCGGCGTACGGACGGTTGGAGCGTCACCGCCCGCCGCGACGGCGTCGAGACGACCGAGGAGTTCGACGCGGTCGCCATCTGCTCCGGGCCGTTCAAGACCCCGAACCGGGACATTCCTGGCCTGGAGGGCTTCGGCAGCGAGATCGTGCACTCCGCCGAATACCGCAACAGCGAGCGGTTCCGGGGCAAGCGGGTGCTGGTCGTCGGCCTTGCGGAGTCCGGCGCCGACATCGTACGCGAGGTCGGCGAAGCCGCGGAGGCCTGCACACTGGCCATCCGCTCGTACACCTACCTGCTGCCGAGAGTGACCGGCACCCGGACGACCGATCACGGCACCGTCCGCTCCCACCACTACGAGATGCTCGGCCGCGCCACCGATTACCCGTTGCCGCTGGAGACCTTCTGGGGCCGGAGCCGGATCGCGAAGGCGGCCTTCGCCATCACCTCGGTGGTCTACGGCATCGGGGCGACGGCGGTCGGGGCGGCGAAGGTGCTGCGACGCAAGCTGCGCGGCGGCGAGCTCGAGCCCACCGTGAATCCGCTCGGCGAGCCGTTCGTGCCCCTGAAGCTCGACGTGGCAACCCTGCATGACAAGGACAACTGGGAGCTGGTCCGGACCTGGAACCGTCGCTCCCACCCGGACGGCAGCTGGTCGCAGCGGGGCATCTTCTGCAAGAACGTGAGCTTCATTCCCAGCATCGTCTCCGGCCAGGTGGTGCTGAACGACTCCGGCATCGAGCGGTCTGAGGACAACAAGGTCTTCTTCGCCGACGGAACCGCCGCCGAGTTCGACACCGTCGTGTTGTGCACCGGCTACCACCGAGACATCAACATCGGTGATCTCCGGGTCAACGAGGACAACGTCCGTCACCTGTACCGGCATTTCCTGCATCCCGATCATCAGGGCACCGCGGCCTTCATCGGCTTCGTCCGGCCCTTCTCCGGCGGGATCCCGATCGTGGCGGAGATGCAGGCTCGCTACTTCGCCCGCGTCTGCAGCGGCAAACTGCAGCTGCCCGACAACCTCGACGAGGCCATCGCGGTGGAGAAGGCCTGGGAGGAGCACTGGACGGTCCTGAGCCCCAGGGCCACCGAGGCGACCCCGTCACAGGTGCTGTACCTGGACGCGCTCGCCCGAGAGATCGGCTGCCTGATTCCGATGCGGAAGCTGATCCTCGACCCGAAGCTGTTCGTGCAGCTGTGGTTCGGCAGCTTCAACCAGTCCTGCTATCGCGTCGTCGGGCCGCACAACCTGGGTGCGGCCGCCCTGGAGGATCTCTACTCCGAGCCGGCCGAGAACCTCAAGGAGATGGCGTTCCGGATGTCCGCGCTTCGGCTGCTTCCTGCGCGGGTGCACCCGAAGCACATGATCTGA
- a CDS encoding glycoside hydrolase family 16 protein: MVISTARRRPRLGMIGSVLVTALAVAAIAVLIMRVLQVPAPSDTAPKETSMPGLIWSEEFDGPAGQGVNRSRWQVAEGAGGWGNNELQNYTDDPANLALNGEGHLAITGQRQQTRDEQGRDSAYTSARITSIPTAPDGRIEARINVPSGPGLWSAFWTLGKNHDKVGWPTSGEIDIMETMNDTAEVHANAHAATTDGSGQEIGRWQKLQTTRPDAPVSGSWHTYSLERKDDELRFLLDGVEFHRIRADQLTEGQSWPFDQSQQLLLNLAIGGDWPGSPTTSTPFPATMLVDYVRVYDTSVLDW, encoded by the coding sequence ATGGTCATCAGCACCGCCCGACGGCGGCCGCGGCTGGGCATGATCGGCTCAGTCTTGGTCACCGCGCTCGCCGTCGCCGCCATCGCGGTCTTGATCATGCGAGTCCTGCAGGTGCCGGCGCCGTCAGACACCGCACCGAAGGAGACCTCGATGCCCGGGTTGATCTGGAGCGAGGAGTTCGATGGCCCGGCCGGGCAAGGGGTCAACCGATCCCGCTGGCAGGTGGCCGAGGGCGCCGGTGGCTGGGGCAACAACGAACTGCAGAACTACACCGATGATCCGGCGAACCTGGCCCTGAACGGCGAGGGGCATCTGGCGATCACCGGACAGCGCCAGCAGACCAGAGACGAACAGGGACGCGACTCGGCGTACACGTCGGCTCGGATCACCAGCATTCCCACAGCTCCGGATGGCCGCATCGAGGCGCGGATCAACGTGCCGTCCGGTCCAGGACTGTGGTCGGCGTTCTGGACCCTCGGCAAGAACCACGACAAGGTCGGCTGGCCCACCTCCGGCGAGATCGACATCATGGAGACGATGAACGACACCGCCGAGGTGCACGCCAACGCGCACGCGGCGACCACCGACGGCAGCGGGCAGGAGATCGGTCGCTGGCAGAAGCTGCAGACGACTCGGCCCGACGCACCCGTGTCCGGCAGCTGGCACACGTACTCGTTGGAACGCAAGGACGATGAACTCCGCTTCCTGCTCGACGGTGTCGAGTTCCATCGGATTCGCGCCGACCAGCTGACCGAGGGCCAGAGTTGGCCGTTCGACCAGTCGCAACAGCTGCTGCTCAACCTCGCCATCGGTGGCGACTGGCCTGGGTCCCCGACCACCTCGACACCCTTCCCCGCCACCATGCTGGTCGACTACGTCCGGGTGTACGACACCAGCGTGCTCGACTGGTGA
- a CDS encoding ArsR/SmtB family transcription factor translates to MVSSHTDALSRFGHALSDPTRTRVLLALRNGPAYPADLAEVAGVTRQAMSNHLACLRGCGLVVARPEGRRTRYELTDPRIGRALGELLDLVLVVDPACCGGEAGPSITSRREMVR, encoded by the coding sequence ATGGTCTCCTCGCACACCGATGCGCTGTCGCGCTTCGGCCACGCCCTGTCCGACCCGACCCGGACCCGCGTCCTGCTCGCTCTCCGTAACGGCCCGGCCTATCCGGCCGACCTGGCCGAGGTAGCCGGGGTGACGCGACAGGCGATGTCGAATCATCTTGCCTGTCTGCGCGGCTGTGGGCTGGTCGTTGCGCGACCCGAGGGCCGCCGCACCCGCTATGAGCTCACCGATCCCCGTATCGGTCGTGCGCTCGGTGAACTGTTGGACCTCGTCCTGGTCGTCGATCCGGCCTGCTGTGGCGGCGAGGCCGGACCATCGATCACCAGCCGACGGGAGATGGTGCGGTGA
- a CDS encoding cation transporter, protein MTLLSLGPSPARQAVLSRRIRLFVAATITYNVIEAVVALTAGAKASSSALIGFGLDSIIEVSSAAAVAWQFAARDPHAREKLTLKIIACSFFGLATFVTVDAVRALAGAGEADHSTVGIGLAAVSLAVMPLLSRAQRRAGRELGSASAVADSKQTLLCTYLSAALLIGLGLNAWLGWSWADPVAALVSPQSQSRKD, encoded by the coding sequence GTGACGCTGCTGTCGCTCGGCCCCTCGCCGGCCCGACAGGCCGTGCTGTCTCGTCGGATCCGTCTGTTCGTGGCCGCGACGATCACCTACAACGTGATCGAGGCCGTGGTCGCGTTGACCGCAGGGGCGAAGGCGTCCTCGTCGGCACTGATCGGGTTCGGACTGGACTCGATCATCGAGGTGTCATCAGCCGCGGCGGTCGCCTGGCAGTTCGCCGCCCGCGACCCACATGCCCGGGAGAAGCTCACTCTCAAGATCATCGCCTGTTCGTTCTTCGGCCTTGCGACCTTCGTGACCGTCGACGCGGTCCGTGCTCTCGCCGGAGCTGGCGAGGCCGATCACTCCACCGTCGGGATCGGCCTGGCGGCGGTCAGTCTCGCGGTCATGCCGCTGCTCTCCAGGGCTCAGCGTCGTGCCGGACGTGAGCTCGGATCCGCGTCTGCTGTCGCCGACTCCAAGCAGACCTTGCTCTGCACCTACCTGTCGGCCGCGCTCTTGATTGGCCTTGGTCTCAACGCCTGGCTCGGCTGGTCCTGGGCCGATCCCGTTGCCGCTCTGGTCTCGCCGCAGTCGCAGTCAAGGAAGGATTGA
- the iolG gene encoding inositol 2-dehydrogenase, giving the protein MSALRIGLLGCGRIGRVHADSVTVHPRAELARVFDPFEAAATEVAAQFGSTWTTEADAILDDPSIDAVIVASPTPTHVDLLTRALRAGKAVLCEKPIDLDLARVDACRAEIGELSERVMVGFNRRFDPSFADIRGRVAAGEIGGLEQLVIISRDPAPPPAAYVATSGGLFRDMTIHDFDMARFFLGEVVSVTAIAANLISPEIAEAGDIDGAVVVLRGATGALCSITNSRRCAFGYDQRLEAFGELGMLTAANQLPTSVRFSGAQHTEVAAPYFNFFLDRYTPAYRAELDHFVTAVETGTVPSPGFGDGRAALVLAGAANESLRTGATVAVTA; this is encoded by the coding sequence ATGAGCGCATTGAGGATCGGCCTGTTGGGTTGTGGCCGGATCGGACGGGTCCATGCCGACTCCGTGACGGTGCACCCACGCGCCGAGCTGGCTCGGGTGTTCGACCCGTTCGAGGCGGCCGCGACCGAGGTGGCCGCCCAGTTCGGCTCGACCTGGACGACCGAGGCCGACGCAATCCTGGACGATCCCAGCATCGACGCCGTGATCGTCGCCTCCCCCACGCCGACCCATGTCGACCTGCTCACCCGGGCGCTGCGCGCCGGCAAGGCCGTGCTCTGCGAGAAGCCGATCGATCTCGACCTGGCTCGGGTCGACGCCTGTCGCGCCGAGATCGGCGAGCTGTCCGAGCGGGTGATGGTGGGCTTCAACCGCCGGTTCGACCCGTCCTTCGCCGACATCCGTGGTCGGGTCGCAGCCGGCGAGATCGGCGGTCTCGAGCAGTTGGTCATCATCAGCCGGGATCCCGCGCCGCCGCCTGCTGCGTACGTGGCGACCTCCGGCGGGCTGTTCCGCGACATGACGATCCACGACTTCGACATGGCGCGCTTCTTCCTCGGCGAAGTCGTCTCGGTGACCGCCATCGCCGCCAACCTGATCTCGCCGGAGATCGCCGAGGCCGGCGACATCGACGGGGCGGTCGTGGTGCTGCGCGGCGCGACCGGCGCGCTGTGCTCGATCACCAATTCCCGCCGCTGCGCGTTCGGCTACGACCAGCGACTGGAGGCCTTCGGCGAGCTCGGCATGCTCACCGCCGCGAACCAGCTGCCGACCAGCGTCCGGTTCTCCGGCGCGCAGCACACCGAGGTCGCGGCGCCGTACTTCAACTTCTTCCTCGACCGCTATACGCCCGCCTACCGCGCCGAGCTGGACCACTTCGTCACCGCGGTCGAGACCGGTACGGTCCCCTCCCCCGGCTTCGGCGACGGCCGGGCGGCTTTGGTGCTGGCCGGTGCCGCCAACGAGAGTCTGCGCACCGGCGCCACCGTCGCGGTCACGGCATGA
- a CDS encoding Gfo/Idh/MocA family protein, with protein MSVRWGMLSTSGIGRVAATALADVPEAEFAAIAGRDADRAAAYAAELGIPRSFGSYDELLADPEIDAVYVPLPIALHAEWTIKALQAGKHVLCEKPFAPTVAEVEACFDVAEAAERLCIEGLMWRHHPQTLLAQQLIADGAIGKLAYIRAALTVDVPPGDIRRTSALGGGAVLDLGCYCLSAIRLFGGEPVRVSAAQVLDPAEGADGGDLRLAATLTLADNVLAQFDVALDYPRRDELELIGTGGKITIPDPWLCRRGYLELERDGVTERLAVDPTGAAGLTEPGDDNLDAYRIELATATALIADGGTPAFGREDAIGQAAAIEAVRKAARTGAPTDLTELRDPERLRP; from the coding sequence ATGAGTGTCCGGTGGGGAATGCTGTCGACCTCGGGTATCGGCCGGGTGGCGGCGACCGCCCTGGCCGACGTGCCCGAGGCCGAGTTCGCGGCGATCGCCGGTCGCGACGCGGACCGGGCTGCCGCGTACGCCGCCGAGCTGGGCATTCCGCGTAGCTTCGGCAGCTATGACGAGCTGCTGGCCGACCCGGAGATCGACGCCGTCTATGTGCCGCTGCCGATCGCGCTGCACGCTGAGTGGACGATCAAGGCCCTGCAGGCCGGCAAGCATGTGCTGTGCGAGAAGCCCTTCGCCCCCACGGTCGCCGAGGTCGAGGCGTGCTTCGATGTTGCTGAGGCCGCCGAGCGGCTGTGCATCGAGGGCCTGATGTGGCGGCATCACCCGCAGACGCTGCTGGCCCAACAGCTGATCGCCGACGGGGCGATCGGGAAGCTGGCGTACATCCGCGCAGCGCTGACCGTCGACGTGCCACCCGGTGACATCCGCCGAACGAGCGCGCTCGGTGGTGGTGCGGTGCTCGACCTGGGCTGCTATTGCCTGAGCGCCATCCGGCTGTTCGGCGGTGAACCAGTGCGGGTCAGCGCCGCGCAGGTGCTCGACCCAGCCGAGGGCGCGGACGGCGGTGACCTGCGGCTCGCCGCGACGCTGACGTTGGCCGACAATGTGCTGGCCCAGTTCGACGTCGCGCTGGACTATCCGCGGCGCGATGAGCTGGAGTTGATCGGCACCGGCGGCAAGATCACGATCCCTGACCCGTGGCTGTGCCGGCGGGGCTATCTGGAGCTGGAACGCGACGGGGTCACGGAGCGGCTCGCCGTCGACCCGACCGGGGCGGCCGGGCTGACCGAGCCTGGTGACGACAACCTGGACGCCTACCGGATCGAGCTGGCCACCGCGACCGCGCTGATCGCCGACGGTGGAACACCCGCGTTTGGACGCGAAGACGCGATCGGCCAGGCGGCGGCGATCGAGGCGGTACGCAAGGCCGCCCGCACCGGAGCTCCCACGGACCTCACCGAACTCCGCGACCCCGAGAGGCTCCGCCCGTGA
- a CDS encoding Gfo/Idh/MocA family protein, translating into MTESAARPAPQEPLRVAIVGCGNVALNFHLPAYQALPDTYEIVGLADPTPDRLALGQQLAGLPDDQVHLDAAELLARADVDVIDVCTPQHLHRDLVIAAAQAGKHVLCEKPIAAVPADAAAMVAAAEQAGTILAVVHNYLFFPEIVALTQLIAAGELGEIRTVTVDMLGVVDSPGAAGYAPRWRHNPAASGGGVLMDMLHGVYLAEHLLGAPFDAVSAAVDTATDGDAVEGLASCRLEARRRIGLVNIGWGLGQGGIAVNGSKGRAIAHYRADGTMPWAPFETLTVTTAEGTRVVELPAGQELVPLVADAMRDTVADLAEAITGDRAPAATGATALRILESTVAAYASAALRRTVDLPLPADGPLHNRGVVGLSEVDLPTESPVRARGLFGLTPIGA; encoded by the coding sequence GTGACCGAGTCAGCAGCGCGCCCAGCACCGCAGGAACCGTTGCGCGTCGCGATCGTCGGCTGCGGCAATGTCGCGCTCAACTTCCATCTGCCGGCGTACCAGGCGTTGCCGGACACGTACGAGATCGTCGGGCTGGCCGATCCCACTCCGGACCGGCTCGCACTGGGTCAGCAACTCGCCGGTTTGCCCGATGACCAGGTGCATCTCGATGCCGCCGAGCTGCTGGCTCGGGCCGACGTCGACGTGATCGACGTCTGCACCCCCCAGCACCTGCATCGTGACCTGGTGATTGCCGCCGCGCAGGCCGGCAAACACGTGCTGTGTGAGAAGCCGATCGCGGCCGTGCCGGCCGATGCAGCGGCGATGGTCGCTGCGGCCGAGCAGGCCGGCACGATCCTGGCTGTCGTTCACAACTACCTGTTCTTCCCCGAGATCGTCGCGCTCACCCAGCTGATCGCGGCCGGCGAGCTGGGCGAGATCCGTACGGTCACCGTCGACATGCTCGGCGTCGTCGACTCCCCCGGCGCCGCTGGGTACGCCCCACGCTGGCGGCACAATCCGGCGGCTTCCGGCGGCGGGGTGCTGATGGACATGCTGCATGGGGTCTACCTCGCCGAGCACCTGCTCGGGGCCCCCTTCGACGCGGTCTCCGCCGCGGTGGACACCGCCACCGACGGCGACGCGGTCGAGGGACTCGCCAGCTGCCGGCTCGAAGCCCGGCGCCGGATCGGCCTGGTGAACATCGGCTGGGGCCTGGGTCAGGGCGGCATCGCCGTGAACGGCAGCAAGGGCCGGGCCATCGCGCATTACCGCGCCGACGGCACCATGCCGTGGGCCCCGTTCGAGACCCTGACCGTCACCACCGCCGAGGGCACTCGGGTGGTGGAGTTGCCAGCCGGTCAGGAGCTCGTGCCGCTGGTCGCCGACGCGATGCGCGACACCGTCGCCGACCTGGCCGAGGCCATCACCGGTGACCGAGCTCCGGCCGCCACAGGGGCCACGGCGCTGCGCATCCTGGAGTCGACCGTCGCGGCGTACGCGTCTGCTGCGCTCCGCCGGACCGTCGATCTGCCGCTGCCGGCCGATGGTCCGTTGCACAACCGTGGCGTGGTCGGTCTGTCGGAGGTCGACCTGCCTACAGAATCCCCCGTCCGTGCCCGCGGCCTCTTCGGCCTGACTCCGATCGGAGCCTGA
- a CDS encoding sugar phosphate isomerase/epimerase family protein encodes MVASPTRRSGGTARRSGCTPPAAVRHHRPRTPARSSQRCRQPAASGSRRTRRRGASGCMRIAEDLGVDTVVTMSGLPAAPGDSFPAWITTVWPPENLHLLDHQWSVAIDYWGDLAAEAERRGIKIAIEMHANQLVYSVPGLLRLREAVGPTVGVNFDPSHLFWMGADPLAAIEALSGTIHHVHAKDTRIEERAAVRSRLETVPNDRIDERAWNYVAVGTGHPDGPAFWRRFADALRTAGYDGVLSIENEDYSLSQPDSVAIAARTLTEALQP; translated from the coding sequence CTGGTCGCCAGCCCCACACGCCGATCTGGTGGAACTGCTCGACGATCCGGCTGCACGCCGCCGGCTGCAGTCCGACATCACCGACCGCGGACTCCGGCTCGAAGCTCTCAACGCTGCCGGCAACCCGCTGCATCCGGTTCTCGGAGAACGCGACGACGCGGTGCTTCGGGGTGCATGCGGATTGCCGAGGATCTGGGCGTCGACACCGTGGTCACCATGTCCGGGCTGCCCGCCGCGCCGGGAGACTCGTTCCCGGCCTGGATCACGACCGTCTGGCCGCCGGAGAACCTGCACCTGCTGGACCACCAGTGGAGTGTCGCGATCGACTACTGGGGCGACTTGGCCGCCGAGGCGGAGCGGCGCGGCATCAAGATCGCCATTGAGATGCACGCCAACCAGCTCGTCTACAGCGTGCCGGGTCTGCTGCGGCTGCGGGAGGCAGTCGGGCCGACGGTGGGCGTGAACTTCGATCCCAGCCACCTGTTCTGGATGGGGGCCGATCCGTTGGCCGCCATCGAGGCACTGAGCGGCACGATCCACCATGTCCACGCCAAGGACACCCGGATCGAAGAGCGGGCCGCGGTCCGCTCGCGACTGGAAACCGTCCCGAACGATCGGATCGACGAACGCGCTTGGAACTACGTGGCGGTCGGCACGGGACACCCAGACGGTCCTGCGTTCTGGCGCCGGTTCGCCGACGCGCTGCGTACGGCCGGCTATGACGGCGTGCTGTCGATCGAGAACGAGGACTACTCGCTCTCCCAGCCGGACTCGGTGGCGATCGCCGCCCGGACCCTCACCGAAGCGCTGCAGCCG